In Streptomyces hawaiiensis, one genomic interval encodes:
- a CDS encoding DUF6716 putative glycosyltransferase, which translates to MPVSTPKRPRIAVLADSDTRWKWGALTADRIAPRPSMEAAPSEGAQAGPLLDGFLLRGRATPTPRQLEEVGLRADSLREVTAVEFLRAMAEGSYDVLVLSLVGGGVQAMLHGLGRVWENRTERPVVVTGYVGVVYEKLADGLLLRHGADLVLANSRQDADRFRAVYEGVGADACAVTEVALPFLGGAPYDGENDPSAQQGRRPYTVVFAAQPSVPENRKDRTYLLNRLVRHARRHPEREVLLKLRSRPGEHTTHIEELPYQKLVQPLDPPANFRLVYGNMGEVLDRTDLLVTVSSTAALESLHRRIPTVVLSDLGIRESLGNHHFVGSGCLASWDQLDAGHRPAPDEEWVSRQGVAADGSYDSAFDAARDRIAELLARPGGLPPLTPYYTPVTAPGYLPGILARHHLGPDGTPLPGAPAADKDPGPVRQIVRRAARGAYRHGVQRVAPVIRRMGEL; encoded by the coding sequence GTGCCAGTAAGTACACCGAAGCGCCCGCGAATCGCGGTCCTCGCGGACTCCGACACCCGATGGAAATGGGGTGCGCTGACCGCGGACCGCATCGCCCCGCGACCGTCCATGGAAGCCGCACCGAGCGAGGGCGCGCAAGCCGGCCCCCTCCTCGACGGATTCCTGTTGCGCGGCCGGGCCACGCCCACACCGCGCCAGCTGGAGGAAGTGGGCTTGCGCGCCGACTCACTGCGGGAGGTCACCGCCGTCGAGTTCCTGCGCGCCATGGCCGAGGGGTCATACGACGTCCTGGTCCTCTCCCTGGTCGGCGGCGGTGTGCAGGCGATGCTGCACGGCCTGGGACGCGTCTGGGAGAACCGCACCGAGCGGCCCGTCGTCGTCACCGGCTACGTCGGTGTCGTCTACGAGAAGCTCGCCGACGGCCTGCTGCTGCGGCACGGCGCGGACCTGGTCCTCGCCAACTCCCGCCAGGACGCGGACCGTTTCCGGGCCGTCTACGAAGGGGTCGGCGCCGACGCCTGCGCGGTCACCGAGGTGGCCCTGCCCTTCCTCGGCGGTGCGCCGTACGACGGTGAAAACGACCCCTCTGCGCAGCAAGGGCGCAGGCCCTACACCGTCGTCTTCGCCGCCCAGCCCTCCGTCCCGGAGAACCGCAAGGACCGTACGTACCTGCTGAACCGGCTGGTGCGGCACGCCCGCAGGCACCCCGAGCGCGAGGTGCTGCTGAAACTGCGCTCCAGGCCGGGCGAACACACCACCCACATCGAGGAGCTGCCGTACCAGAAGCTGGTGCAGCCCCTCGATCCGCCCGCCAACTTCCGTTTGGTGTACGGGAACATGGGCGAGGTCCTCGACCGCACCGACCTGCTGGTGACGGTCAGCTCCACGGCCGCCCTGGAGTCGCTGCACCGCCGTATCCCCACGGTCGTGCTGAGCGACCTCGGCATCCGCGAGTCGCTCGGCAACCACCACTTCGTGGGCTCCGGCTGCCTCGCCTCCTGGGACCAGCTCGACGCCGGGCACCGGCCCGCGCCCGACGAGGAGTGGGTCTCCCGGCAGGGCGTCGCGGCGGACGGCTCCTACGACTCGGCCTTCGACGCGGCCCGCGACCGCATCGCCGAGCTTCTCGCCCGGCCCGGCGGTCTGCCGCCGCTGACCCCGTACTACACCCCCGTCACCGCGCCCGGCTATCTGCCCGGGATCCTCGCCCGCCACCACCTCGGCCCGGACGGCACCCCGCTGCCCGGCGCGCCCGCCGCCGACAAGGACCCGGGACCGGTCCGGCAGATCGTGCGCCGGGCGGCGCGCGGCGCCTACCGGCACGGCGTGCAGCGCGTGGCGCCCGTCATCCGGCGGATGGGCGAGCTGTGA
- a CDS encoding N-acylneuraminate cytidylyltransferase, with protein sequence MSHPEAGRGAPVRRVLAVIPARGGSKGVPAKNLLPVGGVPLVARAVRECRATRLVTDVVVSTDDQAIAAAAREAGAEVVLRPAAIAGDTATSEAAVLHAMDAHEALHGAPVDVVLLVQCTSPFIVREDIDGVAGAIAEHGADTAVTVAPFHGFIWRDVDTEATSGVTTGGYGVNHDKSFRPRRQDRPQDLLETGAAYAMEATGFRKHQHRFFGRTELVRTDPARVLEIDDPHDLARARALAPLFDADRPGALPTADDIDAVVLDFDGTQTDDRVLVDSDGREFVSVHRGDGLGIAALRRSGLQMLILSTEQNPVVAARARKLKLPVLHGIDRKDLALKQWCEEQGIAPERVLYVGNDVNDLPCFALVGWPVAVASAHDVVRGAARAVTTVPGGDGAIREIASWILGPSLDSLTK encoded by the coding sequence ATGTCCCACCCGGAAGCGGGCCGAGGCGCCCCGGTGCGCCGCGTGCTCGCGGTGATCCCCGCGCGCGGCGGCTCCAAGGGCGTGCCCGCGAAGAACCTCCTCCCCGTCGGCGGAGTCCCCCTGGTGGCACGGGCGGTCCGTGAGTGCCGGGCCACCCGGCTGGTGACGGACGTCGTGGTCTCCACCGACGACCAGGCCATCGCGGCAGCCGCCCGTGAGGCCGGCGCCGAGGTGGTGCTGCGGCCCGCCGCCATCGCCGGCGACACGGCCACCTCCGAGGCCGCCGTCCTGCACGCCATGGACGCCCACGAGGCCCTGCACGGGGCGCCGGTGGACGTGGTGCTGCTCGTGCAGTGCACCAGCCCGTTCATCGTCCGCGAGGACATCGACGGGGTGGCGGGCGCGATCGCCGAGCACGGCGCCGACACCGCGGTGACCGTGGCGCCCTTCCACGGGTTCATCTGGCGGGACGTGGACACCGAGGCCACCTCCGGCGTGACCACCGGCGGCTACGGCGTCAACCACGACAAGTCCTTCCGGCCCCGCCGCCAGGACCGCCCCCAGGACCTGCTGGAGACCGGCGCCGCCTACGCCATGGAGGCGACCGGCTTCCGCAAGCACCAGCACCGCTTCTTCGGCCGCACGGAGCTGGTCCGCACCGACCCCGCGCGCGTGCTGGAGATCGACGACCCGCACGACCTCGCCCGCGCCCGGGCCCTCGCGCCGCTCTTCGACGCGGACCGCCCCGGCGCGCTCCCGACCGCCGACGACATCGACGCGGTCGTCCTCGACTTCGACGGCACCCAGACCGACGACCGGGTGCTCGTCGACTCCGACGGACGGGAGTTCGTCTCCGTGCACCGCGGGGACGGACTCGGCATCGCGGCCCTCCGCAGGAGCGGCCTGCAGATGCTGATCCTGTCCACGGAACAGAACCCTGTGGTCGCCGCCCGGGCCCGGAAGCTCAAGCTCCCGGTGCTGCACGGCATCGACCGCAAGGACCTCGCGCTGAAGCAGTGGTGCGAGGAGCAGGGCATCGCGCCGGAGCGCGTGCTCTACGTCGGCAACGACGTCAATGACCTCCCGTGCTTCGCCCTCGTGGGCTGGCCCGTGGCGGTCGCGAGCGCCCACGACGTCGTGCGCGGCGCCGCACGCGCGGTCACCACCGTCCCCGGTGGCGACGGCGCGATCCGAGAGATCGCCAGCTGGATCCTCGGCCCCTCTCTCGATTCCCTCACCAAGTAA
- a CDS encoding N-acetylneuraminate synthase family protein, which yields MSTNSRIRTFGSREVGPGRPVYVCGEIGINHNGDLENAFKLIDAAADAGCDAVKFQKRTPEICTPRDQWDIERDTPWGRMTYIDYRHRVEFGEDEYRAIDDYCKSKNIDWFASPWDTEAVAFLEKFDVPAHKVASASLTDDELLRALRSTGRAVILSTGMSTPKQIRHAVEVLGSDNILMCHATSTYPAKAEELNLRVINTLQQEFPNVPIGYSGHETGLQTTLAAVALGATFVERHITLDRAMWGSDQAASVEPQGLTRLVRDIRTIEASLGDGVKKVYESELGPMKKLRRVAGAVAEAEIATAAGEPVGV from the coding sequence ATGAGCACCAACTCCCGTATCCGCACGTTCGGTTCGCGCGAGGTCGGCCCGGGCCGTCCGGTCTACGTCTGCGGTGAGATCGGCATCAACCACAACGGCGATCTCGAGAACGCCTTCAAGCTGATCGACGCCGCCGCCGACGCCGGCTGCGACGCCGTCAAGTTCCAGAAGCGCACCCCCGAGATCTGCACCCCGCGCGACCAGTGGGACATCGAGCGCGACACGCCCTGGGGCCGGATGACCTACATCGACTACCGCCACCGCGTGGAGTTCGGTGAGGACGAGTACCGCGCGATCGACGACTACTGCAAGTCGAAGAACATCGACTGGTTCGCCTCCCCGTGGGACACCGAGGCCGTCGCCTTCCTGGAGAAGTTCGACGTCCCCGCCCACAAGGTCGCCTCCGCCTCCCTCACCGACGACGAGCTGCTGCGCGCCCTGCGCTCCACGGGCCGCGCGGTGATCCTGTCCACCGGCATGTCGACGCCGAAGCAGATCCGCCACGCGGTGGAGGTCCTCGGCTCCGACAACATCCTGATGTGCCACGCCACGTCGACCTACCCGGCGAAGGCCGAGGAGCTCAACCTGCGCGTCATCAACACCCTGCAGCAGGAGTTCCCGAACGTCCCGATCGGCTACTCCGGCCACGAGACCGGCCTGCAGACCACCCTCGCCGCGGTCGCCCTGGGCGCCACCTTCGTCGAGCGTCACATCACCCTCGACCGCGCCATGTGGGGCTCGGACCAGGCCGCCTCCGTGGAGCCGCAGGGCCTCACCCGCCTCGTCCGCGACATCCGCACCATCGAGGCCTCCCTCGGCGACGGCGTCAAGAAGGTCTACGAGTCCGAGCTGGGCCCGATGAAGAAGCTGCGCCGCGTCGCCGGTGCGGTCGCCGAGGCGGAGATCGCCACGGCCGCGGGCGAGCCGGTCGGCGTCTGA
- a CDS encoding class I SAM-dependent DNA methyltransferase translates to MRAPEFLQSTQSSYDAIAEAYAAEHPDSLAGRPLERALLAAFVDLVRASEGTARPPVADIGSGPGYVTARLHEAGLPVFGIDASPRMVALARRAHPGLRFHVGSMTALDLPDETLGGIVALYSIIHVPDDHLPAVLAGFRRVLRPGAPVLLGFQSGDEDGHQRLTERYGQEISLDYYWRTPDTVAGHLTQAGLRLHARVLREPEPGEKLPRAFLLARRPVLAGESATD, encoded by the coding sequence GTGCGCGCCCCCGAGTTCTTACAGTCCACGCAGTCCTCCTACGACGCCATCGCCGAGGCCTATGCCGCCGAGCACCCCGACAGCCTGGCCGGAAGACCGCTGGAGCGGGCGCTGCTCGCGGCCTTCGTGGATCTGGTCCGGGCCTCCGAGGGCACCGCGCGGCCCCCGGTCGCGGACATCGGCAGCGGTCCGGGGTACGTGACGGCACGGCTGCACGAGGCCGGGCTGCCGGTGTTCGGGATCGACGCCTCGCCCCGCATGGTGGCCCTGGCCCGCCGGGCCCACCCGGGCCTGCGGTTCCATGTCGGTTCGATGACGGCCCTGGACCTGCCGGACGAGACGCTCGGCGGCATCGTCGCGCTCTACTCGATCATCCACGTGCCGGACGACCATCTGCCCGCGGTCCTGGCCGGGTTCCGCCGCGTCCTGCGGCCGGGCGCGCCCGTGCTGCTCGGCTTCCAGTCCGGTGACGAGGACGGACACCAGCGCCTGACCGAGCGCTACGGCCAGGAGATCTCGCTCGACTATTACTGGCGCACCCCGGACACCGTCGCCGGACACCTCACGCAGGCGGGCCTGCGGCTCCACGCCCGCGTCCTGCGCGAGCCCGAGCCCGGCGAGAAACTGCCGCGCGCGTTCCTGCTGGCGCGCCGGCCGGTGCTGGCCGGGGAGTCTGCGACGGACTAG
- a CDS encoding M20 family metallopeptidase: protein MSLESEVDLPGGAVLPGALPDALRAELIAFRRDMHMHPELGNQEFRTTAAIKERLERAGLKPRVLAVGTGLVCDIGVEGEQWDGGPSMLALRADIDGLPIPDTKTECPYRSTVPDRAHACGHDVHTTVVLGAGLVLAELHRQGTLPRPVRLIFQPAEEVLPGGAADAIKSGALEGVGAIIAVHCDPRVDAGKIGLSEGPITSACDRLEIGLDGPGGHTARPHLTTDLVTAAARVVTDVPALVGRRFDSRSGIAITWGRVESGHAPNVIPQHAELSGTVRCLDIEAWRQAPDVVVAAIDEIANLYRAKSEINYVRGVPPVVNEPGVTELLRDAMIARRGVESVEGTEQSLGGEDFSWYLEHVPGAMARLGVRTPGERHVRDLHQGDFDVDESAITVGVELFTAAALVNGLR from the coding sequence ATGTCACTGGAGTCCGAGGTCGACCTTCCCGGAGGAGCCGTACTTCCCGGTGCCCTGCCCGACGCTCTGCGGGCCGAGCTCATCGCGTTCCGACGCGACATGCACATGCACCCGGAGCTCGGCAACCAGGAGTTCCGCACGACCGCCGCGATCAAGGAGCGGCTCGAGCGGGCCGGCCTCAAGCCGCGCGTCCTCGCCGTAGGGACCGGACTCGTCTGTGACATCGGCGTGGAGGGCGAGCAGTGGGACGGCGGTCCCAGCATGCTCGCCCTGCGGGCCGACATCGACGGCCTGCCGATCCCGGACACCAAGACGGAGTGCCCGTACCGCTCGACCGTGCCCGACCGCGCGCACGCCTGCGGCCACGACGTGCACACCACCGTCGTCCTCGGCGCCGGCCTGGTCCTCGCCGAACTGCACCGGCAGGGCACGCTGCCCCGCCCCGTCCGGCTGATCTTCCAGCCCGCCGAGGAGGTGCTGCCCGGCGGCGCCGCCGACGCCATCAAGAGCGGGGCGCTGGAAGGCGTCGGCGCGATCATCGCCGTGCACTGCGACCCCCGCGTGGACGCCGGCAAGATCGGGCTCAGTGAGGGCCCCATCACCTCCGCATGCGACCGGCTGGAGATCGGCCTCGACGGCCCGGGCGGCCACACCGCCCGCCCCCACCTCACCACCGACCTGGTCACCGCCGCGGCCCGCGTCGTCACCGACGTCCCCGCGCTGGTCGGCCGGCGCTTCGACAGCCGCAGCGGGATCGCCATCACCTGGGGCCGCGTCGAGTCGGGCCACGCGCCGAACGTGATCCCGCAGCACGCCGAGCTGTCCGGCACCGTGCGCTGCCTCGACATCGAGGCGTGGCGGCAGGCCCCCGACGTCGTCGTCGCGGCCATCGACGAGATCGCCAACCTGTACCGCGCCAAGTCGGAGATCAACTACGTGCGCGGCGTCCCGCCCGTCGTCAACGAGCCCGGCGTGACCGAACTGCTGCGCGACGCCATGATCGCCCGGCGCGGCGTCGAGTCCGTCGAGGGCACCGAGCAGAGCCTCGGCGGCGAGGACTTCTCCTGGTACCTCGAGCACGTCCCCGGCGCCATGGCCCGCCTGGGCGTCCGCACCCCCGGCGAACGCCACGTGCGCGACCTCCACCAAGGCGACTTCGACGTCGACGAGTCGGCCATCACGGTCGGAGTGGAACTCTTCACAGCCGCAGCCCTCGTCAACGGCCTCCGCTAG
- a CDS encoding BMP family lipoprotein — MRRISKLTRVAVGVASLGLVATACGGTSGDSGDSGDSDRGVAIAYDVGGKGDQSFNDAAYAGLTKAKDEFGYTTADIEPTEGETNADKEQRLASLAKQGYNPVIGVGFAYGPAMKAVAAKYPDTTFGIVDSEVEGKNVASLVFAEEQASYLAGVAAAKATKTDVVGFVGGVDIPLIHKFEAGYKQGVEDTKPGVQVLSQYLTQTAEEGGFSSPDKGKAAAEGQIEKKADVLYAAAGLSGQGVIEAAAKAKVWAIGVDSDQYKQAALAPYKNSILTSALKDVGGAVYALSKSVQDDKPLTGKQTFDLKVKGVGLSEANPEFAKVAGLKEAVDKAKQGINDGSIKVKTE, encoded by the coding sequence ATGCGTCGGATTTCCAAACTGACCCGCGTCGCGGTGGGGGTCGCGTCGCTCGGGCTCGTCGCCACGGCCTGCGGCGGTACCAGCGGCGACAGCGGCGACAGCGGCGACAGCGACCGCGGCGTCGCGATCGCGTACGACGTCGGCGGCAAGGGCGACCAGTCTTTCAACGACGCCGCCTACGCCGGCCTGACGAAGGCCAAGGACGAGTTCGGCTACACGACGGCCGACATCGAGCCCACCGAGGGCGAGACGAACGCCGACAAGGAGCAGCGCTTGGCGTCGCTGGCCAAGCAGGGCTACAACCCGGTCATCGGCGTCGGATTCGCCTACGGCCCGGCGATGAAGGCCGTGGCCGCCAAGTACCCGGACACCACCTTCGGCATCGTGGACTCCGAGGTCGAGGGCAAGAACGTCGCCTCCCTCGTCTTCGCCGAGGAACAGGCCTCGTACCTCGCCGGTGTGGCCGCCGCCAAGGCCACCAAGACCGACGTCGTCGGCTTCGTCGGCGGCGTGGACATCCCGCTGATCCACAAGTTCGAGGCCGGCTACAAGCAGGGCGTCGAGGACACCAAGCCCGGGGTGCAGGTGCTGTCGCAGTACCTCACCCAGACGGCCGAGGAGGGCGGTTTCTCCAGCCCCGACAAGGGCAAGGCCGCCGCCGAGGGCCAGATCGAGAAGAAGGCCGACGTGCTCTACGCGGCCGCCGGCCTGTCCGGACAGGGCGTCATCGAGGCCGCCGCCAAGGCGAAGGTCTGGGCGATCGGCGTCGACTCCGACCAGTACAAGCAGGCCGCTCTCGCCCCGTACAAGAACTCCATCCTCACCTCCGCGCTCAAGGACGTCGGCGGTGCGGTCTACGCGCTGTCCAAGTCGGTCCAGGACGACAAGCCGCTGACCGGCAAGCAGACCTTCGACCTGAAGGTCAAGGGCGTCGGCCTCTCCGAGGCGAACCCCGAGTTCGCCAAGGTCGCGGGGCTCAAGGAGGCCGTGGACAAGGCGAAGCAGGGCATCAACGACGGCTCCATCAAGGTCAAGACCGAGTAG
- a CDS encoding BMP family lipoprotein, with protein MRRISRITVAGAATASLALALSACGSTSTSGSSDSKGDKGLAIAYDVGGKGDQSFNDAAYAGLEQAKKEFGYQTADVEPTEGETNADKEQRLASLAKQGYNPVIGVGYAYAAAVKGAAEKFPDTTFGIVDDATINTKNVADLVFNEEQASYLAGVAAAKTSKSKVVGFVGGVDIPLIHKFQAGFAQGVKETDPKVKVLSQYLTQTAEEGGFASPDKGKTAAEGQIEKKADVVYAAAGLSGQGVIEAAAANKVWAIGVDSDQYQQEALAKYKDSILTSAMKDVAKAVYNLAKSVEDGKPETGIVRGDLKTGEVSLSNSNPKFADDAELQAAIKTAKEKIISGEIKVKSS; from the coding sequence ATGCGCCGGATTTCCCGGATCACGGTCGCAGGCGCAGCGACCGCCTCCCTGGCCCTCGCGCTCTCCGCCTGCGGCAGCACCTCGACCTCCGGGTCGTCCGACTCGAAGGGCGACAAGGGGCTCGCCATCGCCTACGACGTCGGCGGCAAGGGTGACCAGTCCTTCAACGACGCCGCCTACGCGGGCCTGGAACAGGCGAAGAAGGAGTTCGGGTACCAGACGGCCGACGTCGAGCCCACCGAGGGTGAGACGAACGCCGACAAGGAGCAGCGCCTGGCCTCCCTGGCCAAGCAGGGCTACAACCCGGTCATCGGTGTCGGTTACGCGTACGCCGCGGCCGTGAAGGGTGCCGCGGAGAAGTTCCCCGACACCACCTTCGGCATCGTCGACGACGCCACGATCAACACCAAGAACGTGGCCGACCTCGTCTTCAACGAGGAGCAGGCCTCCTACCTGGCCGGCGTCGCCGCCGCCAAGACCTCCAAGTCGAAGGTCGTCGGCTTCGTCGGCGGTGTGGACATCCCGCTGATCCACAAGTTCCAGGCGGGCTTCGCGCAGGGCGTCAAGGAGACCGACCCGAAGGTCAAGGTGCTCTCCCAGTACCTCACCCAGACGGCCGAGGAGGGCGGTTTCGCCAGCCCCGACAAGGGCAAGACGGCTGCCGAGGGCCAGATCGAGAAGAAGGCCGACGTGGTGTACGCGGCCGCCGGCCTGTCCGGTCAGGGTGTCATCGAGGCCGCCGCCGCCAACAAGGTGTGGGCCATCGGTGTCGACTCCGACCAGTACCAGCAGGAAGCCCTCGCGAAGTACAAGGACTCCATCCTGACCTCGGCGATGAAGGACGTCGCCAAGGCGGTGTACAACCTGGCGAAGTCGGTCGAGGACGGCAAGCCCGAGACCGGTATCGTTCGTGGCGATCTGAAGACCGGCGAGGTGAGCCTGTCGAACTCCAACCCGAAGTTCGCGGACGACGCCGAGCTCCAGGCAGCCATCAAGACGGCCAAGGAGAAGATCATCAGCGGCGAGATCAAGGTCAAGAGCAGCTGA
- a CDS encoding ABC transporter ATP-binding protein, which yields MTAVELAGITKRFPGVVANHDIHLSVRKGTVHALVGENGAGKSTLMKILYGMQKPDEGTIAVDGQQVSFSSPADAIVRGIGMVHQHFMLADNLTVLENVVLGSEKLYGIGARARRKIKELSERYGLDVKPDLLVEELGVAARQRVEILKVLYRGATTLILDEPTAVLVPQEVDALFANLRELRSEGLSVIFISHKLGEVLSVADDITVIRRGTTVGTAVPAETTPRQLAEMMVGSELPTPETAESTVTDRPVITVDQLRLATPGGKALLDDISFTIHAGEVLGIAGVEGNGQTELVDALIGLRAADTGTIRLADEEITAWPTRRRREQGIGYIPEDRHRHGLLLEAPLWENRILGHVTEKPLAKGVWLDPKAAQEDTRRIVTEYDVRTPGIDVTAASLSGGNQQKLIVGREMSHKPRFLIAAHPTRGVDVGAQAAIWDHIRDARREGLAVLLISADLDELIGLSDTLRVIYNGKLVADADPATITPEELGSAMTGAATGHLEHDDTPETSKADAPESPEDEAR from the coding sequence GTGACCGCCGTCGAACTCGCCGGGATCACCAAGCGTTTCCCCGGTGTCGTGGCCAACCACGACATCCACCTCAGTGTCCGCAAGGGCACCGTGCACGCCCTCGTCGGCGAGAACGGCGCCGGCAAGTCCACGCTGATGAAGATCCTCTACGGCATGCAGAAGCCGGACGAGGGCACCATCGCCGTCGACGGGCAGCAGGTCAGCTTCTCCTCGCCGGCCGACGCCATCGTCCGCGGCATCGGCATGGTCCACCAGCACTTCATGCTCGCCGACAACCTCACGGTCCTCGAGAACGTGGTCCTCGGCAGCGAGAAGCTCTACGGCATCGGCGCCAGGGCCCGCCGCAAGATCAAGGAACTCTCCGAGCGCTACGGCCTCGACGTCAAGCCCGACCTCCTGGTCGAGGAGCTCGGCGTCGCCGCCCGCCAGCGCGTGGAGATCCTCAAGGTCCTCTACCGCGGCGCCACCACCCTCATCCTCGACGAGCCGACCGCCGTGCTCGTGCCGCAGGAGGTCGACGCCCTCTTCGCCAACCTGCGCGAACTGCGCTCCGAGGGCCTGTCGGTCATCTTCATCTCGCACAAGCTCGGCGAGGTGCTCTCCGTCGCCGACGACATCACGGTCATCCGCCGCGGCACCACCGTCGGTACGGCCGTCCCCGCCGAGACGACGCCCCGTCAGCTCGCCGAGATGATGGTCGGCAGCGAGCTGCCCACACCCGAGACGGCCGAGTCCACGGTCACCGACCGCCCGGTCATCACCGTCGACCAGTTGCGCCTCGCGACCCCGGGCGGCAAGGCCCTCCTGGACGACATCAGCTTCACCATCCACGCGGGCGAGGTCCTCGGCATCGCCGGTGTCGAGGGCAACGGCCAGACCGAACTGGTCGACGCGCTCATCGGCCTCAGGGCCGCCGACACCGGCACCATCCGGCTCGCCGACGAGGAGATCACCGCCTGGCCCACCCGCAGGCGCCGCGAACAGGGCATCGGCTACATCCCCGAGGACCGGCACCGCCACGGCCTGCTCCTGGAGGCGCCCCTCTGGGAGAACCGCATCCTCGGCCACGTCACCGAGAAGCCCCTCGCCAAGGGCGTCTGGCTGGACCCGAAGGCGGCCCAGGAGGACACCCGCCGGATCGTGACGGAGTACGACGTCCGCACCCCCGGCATCGACGTCACCGCCGCCTCCCTGTCCGGCGGCAATCAGCAGAAGCTGATCGTCGGCCGCGAGATGAGCCACAAGCCGCGCTTCCTCATCGCCGCGCACCCCACCCGGGGCGTGGACGTCGGAGCCCAGGCCGCCATCTGGGACCACATCCGCGACGCCCGCCGCGAAGGCCTGGCCGTGCTGCTGATCTCCGCCGACCTGGACGAGCTGATCGGCCTGTCCGACACACTGCGCGTGATCTACAACGGCAAGCTGGTCGCGGACGCCGACCCGGCCACCATCACCCCCGAGGAGCTCGGCTCGGCCATGACCGGTGCCGCCACCGGGCACCTCGAGCACGACGACACCCCCGAGACCTCGAAGGCCGACGCCCCCGAGTCTCCGGAAGACGAGGCCCGCTGA
- a CDS encoding ABC transporter permease translates to MKKFDKERVLLAVAGPVIALAVAFVLSAIVLLASGKSPFEPFALMFEQIGFSDIQVLVINQASMYYIAALAVAIGFRMNLFNIGVDGQYQLGAMMAAVVGAHMHLPAALQVPLLLLTAVLTGAFWSGIAGVLKVTRGVSEVVATIMLNAIATSVIAYLWLPDVFGVKVGNNNTTGEMHESGWIPGIPMGAAGEIYGLVLLAVLLGIGYWVVLNRTRFGFDLRASGASQTAAAASGVDPKRMVLSAMLISGGIAGLAGLPILLGDTHTYDLNFPTGIGFLGIGIALLGRNSPVGIAFAALLWAWLDKASPELDFHGYDKEIAVIMQGLIVLSVVVSYEAVREWGLRRQQRRVGAELAAGHVLGAQNTKEVAGR, encoded by the coding sequence ATGAAGAAGTTCGACAAGGAGCGCGTGCTCCTCGCGGTGGCCGGACCGGTCATCGCGCTGGCCGTGGCCTTCGTCCTGAGCGCGATCGTGCTGCTCGCCTCGGGCAAGAGTCCCTTCGAGCCGTTCGCCCTGATGTTCGAGCAGATCGGCTTCTCGGACATCCAGGTGCTGGTCATCAACCAGGCCTCGATGTACTACATCGCGGCCCTCGCGGTGGCCATCGGCTTCCGGATGAACCTGTTCAACATCGGCGTCGACGGCCAGTACCAGCTCGGCGCCATGATGGCCGCCGTCGTCGGCGCCCACATGCACCTGCCGGCCGCCCTGCAGGTCCCGCTGCTGCTCCTGACCGCCGTCCTCACCGGCGCCTTCTGGTCCGGCATCGCCGGTGTCCTCAAGGTCACCCGCGGCGTCAGCGAGGTCGTCGCCACGATCATGCTCAACGCGATCGCCACCTCCGTGATCGCCTACCTGTGGCTGCCCGACGTCTTCGGCGTGAAGGTCGGCAACAACAACACCACCGGCGAGATGCACGAGTCCGGCTGGATCCCCGGCATCCCGATGGGCGCCGCCGGCGAGATCTACGGCCTGGTGCTGCTCGCCGTCCTGCTCGGCATCGGCTACTGGGTCGTCCTCAACCGCACCCGCTTCGGCTTCGACCTGCGCGCCTCCGGCGCCTCGCAGACCGCCGCCGCGGCCAGCGGCGTCGACCCCAAGCGCATGGTGCTCAGCGCCATGCTGATCTCCGGCGGCATCGCGGGCCTCGCCGGCCTGCCGATCCTGCTCGGCGACACCCACACCTACGACCTGAACTTCCCCACCGGCATCGGCTTCCTCGGCATCGGCATCGCCCTGCTCGGCCGCAACAGCCCCGTCGGCATCGCCTTCGCCGCCCTGCTGTGGGCCTGGCTCGACAAGGCCTCGCCCGAGCTGGACTTCCACGGCTACGACAAGGAGATCGCGGTCATCATGCAGGGCCTGATCGTGCTCTCCGTCGTCGTCTCCTACGAGGCCGTCCGCGAATGGGGCCTGCGCCGCCAGCAGCGCCGCGTCGGTGCCGAACTCGCCGCCGGTCACGTCCTCGGCGCTCAGAACACGAAGGAGGTGGCTGGCCGATGA